A genomic segment from Treponema sp. Marseille-Q3903 encodes:
- a CDS encoding peptide ABC transporter substrate-binding protein — protein sequence MNKKNLVIAVFAAAVVFTSCSKKEADRKTVGTAKTELHVQIGPSPETIDPALSSAVDSGNMILHAFEGLVKFDRNNNVVPALAESWEKSDDGLTWTFHLRKNLKWSDGSPLTSKDFAYAWRRIADPATAAPYGYDLLSVVKGYPEAAKGDVSKLGVETPNANTFVVHLSTPCIYFDKITTFPVLVPVQEKTIKAANDKWTIDPKTYISSGPYYMTEFTDGSQIVFEKNPYYWDVENVTFDKIVWHLIEDPNTSYTAYNEGNIQLIKDVPTEEIPSLRGSSEFHVEPIMGTYYLSFNIRKELFKDSRVREALSLSIDRNYVANTIMGGTYSPAKNFVGPGMTDAALNSSFEKVTAEKYGNHFSDDYNADLAKAKKLLADAGYPDGKGFPTIEYLTNDASYHKAVAEYLQSAWKELGITMNVNIQEWKTFTADRRSGNFDIARNGWVCDWDDPSNIINLFETANGNNDGKYSSEGFDELVDRARNTNNVEKHYDLLHKAEQVALSDAAMAPIAYYNDFWLQKTNLKGTWHSPYGFWFLMYGSLE from the coding sequence ATGAACAAAAAAAACTTGGTAATTGCTGTTTTTGCAGCCGCTGTTGTATTTACATCGTGCAGCAAAAAGGAAGCAGACAGAAAGACTGTAGGTACTGCAAAGACTGAATTGCATGTACAAATTGGTCCTTCTCCGGAAACAATTGATCCAGCTTTGAGCAGTGCTGTCGACAGTGGTAACATGATTCTTCATGCTTTTGAAGGTCTTGTTAAATTTGACCGCAACAATAACGTTGTTCCTGCTCTCGCAGAATCTTGGGAAAAGTCAGACGATGGTCTTACTTGGACATTCCATTTACGCAAAAACTTGAAATGGTCAGACGGTTCTCCTCTTACATCAAAAGATTTTGCTTACGCTTGGAGACGTATTGCAGATCCTGCTACAGCCGCTCCTTACGGATATGATCTTCTTTCAGTTGTAAAAGGTTATCCGGAAGCAGCTAAAGGTGATGTGTCAAAACTTGGAGTTGAAACTCCTAATGCAAACACTTTTGTTGTTCATCTTTCTACTCCGTGTATTTACTTTGATAAGATTACAACATTCCCTGTACTCGTTCCTGTTCAGGAGAAGACAATTAAAGCGGCCAACGATAAATGGACTATTGATCCAAAAACATACATCTCGAGCGGTCCTTACTATATGACAGAATTTACAGACGGCTCACAGATTGTTTTTGAAAAGAACCCTTACTATTGGGACGTTGAAAATGTTACATTCGACAAAATCGTATGGCACTTGATTGAAGATCCTAACACATCTTACACAGCATACAACGAAGGCAATATTCAGCTGATAAAAGACGTTCCAACTGAAGAAATCCCTTCGCTTAGAGGCTCTTCTGAATTCCACGTTGAACCGATTATGGGTACATATTATCTTTCTTTCAATATTCGTAAAGAGCTCTTTAAAGATTCACGCGTTCGAGAAGCTCTTTCATTGTCAATCGACCGCAACTACGTTGCAAACACAATAATGGGTGGAACATACTCTCCTGCAAAGAACTTTGTTGGTCCCGGTATGACAGATGCAGCTCTTAATTCATCTTTTGAAAAAGTAACTGCAGAAAAATATGGCAACCATTTCTCTGATGATTACAACGCTGACCTGGCAAAGGCAAAGAAACTCTTAGCTGATGCAGGATACCCAGACGGAAAAGGATTCCCTACTATAGAGTATCTTACAAACGATGCCAGTTATCACAAGGCTGTTGCTGAATACCTTCAGTCTGCATGGAAAGAACTCGGAATTACAATGAACGTAAATATCCAGGAATGGAAGACATTTACTGCTGACAGACGTTCAGGAAACTTCGATATTGCCCGCAATGGTTGGGTTTGCGACTGGGATGATCCGTCTAACATAATCAACCTTTTCGAAACTGCAAACGGCAACAACGACGGTAAATATTCATCTGAAGGATTTGACGAACTTGTTGACAGAGCTAGAAACACAAACAACGTCGAAAAACACTATGACTTGCTCCACAAGGCAGAACAAGTTGCCTTGAGCGATGCTGCTATGGCTCCGATTGCTTACTACAATGACTTCTGGTTGCAGAAAACAAATCTCAAAGGAACATGGCATTCACCTTATGGATTCTGGTTCCTTATGTATGGAAGCCTCGAGTAG
- a CDS encoding ABC transporter ATP-binding protein: MSNDSNKKLLEIEHLKQYFPLPGSSKTVRAVDDVSFFIKKGETFGLVGESGCGKTTTGRSILRLTEPTAGKIVYDGEVLFDSKNKIKANMLPFRRKMQIVFQDPYASLDPRMTVSDIVGEALDIHRLYSSKAERREKILDLLETVGLNSEHANRYPHEFSGGQRQRIGIARALAVKPEFVVCDEPVSALDVSIQAQVVNMFEDLQVKMGLTYLFIAHDLSIVNHISSRIGVMYLGHMVELADSDELIFHSAHPYTKSLISAVPIADPKIARSSKRIILNGDVPSPVNPPSGCPFRTRCPYADEICAEKKPEFKEISSGHYAACHHLDKIQ, from the coding sequence ATGAGTAACGATTCAAATAAAAAACTTCTTGAAATAGAACACTTAAAACAATATTTCCCTCTGCCCGGTTCAAGCAAAACTGTTCGCGCAGTAGATGATGTAAGTTTCTTTATCAAAAAAGGTGAAACATTTGGGCTTGTAGGCGAGTCAGGCTGCGGTAAAACAACTACAGGACGCTCAATTTTGCGCCTTACAGAACCAACCGCCGGAAAAATAGTTTACGACGGCGAAGTTCTTTTTGATAGCAAAAATAAAATTAAAGCGAATATGCTTCCTTTTCGACGTAAGATGCAGATTGTATTTCAAGACCCTTATGCATCTTTGGATCCGCGAATGACTGTAAGCGACATCGTCGGGGAAGCCCTTGATATTCACCGTCTTTATTCATCAAAAGCGGAACGACGTGAAAAGATTCTTGATTTACTTGAAACTGTCGGATTGAATTCTGAGCACGCAAACCGCTATCCTCACGAATTTTCAGGTGGTCAACGGCAGAGAATCGGAATTGCCAGAGCCCTTGCTGTAAAACCGGAATTTGTTGTCTGCGATGAACCCGTTTCGGCTTTGGACGTCTCTATTCAGGCGCAAGTTGTAAATATGTTTGAAGATCTTCAAGTAAAGATGGGGTTGACATATCTTTTTATTGCACATGACCTTTCGATTGTAAATCATATTTCAAGCAGAATCGGGGTGATGTATCTTGGACACATGGTTGAGCTTGCAGATTCAGATGAATTGATTTTTCACTCTGCACATCCATATACAAAATCTCTTATATCTGCGGTGCCGATTGCAGACCCGAAAATTGCACGTTCTTCAAAACGCATTATTTTAAATGGCGATGTGCCATCTCCTGTAAATCCACCATCAGGCTGTCCGTTTAGGACACGTTGCCCTTATGCTGATGAAATTTGTGCTGAGAAAAAACCGGAGTTTAAAGAGATTTCAAGCGGACACTACGCTGCGTGTCATCACCTTGACAAAATACAGTGA